A region of bacterium DNA encodes the following proteins:
- a CDS encoding OmpA family protein, translating into MKSGLLNNNQNYINRWVVSYADFVTMLLALFMVLYALSQLDISHMKTFSNSLGRAFERNSKKTDTNLDEKSRLLKSFKTTKINIYTDRESLQTQDNSSKELNKQLSSFGNKINSESANFEEIRKTIKNKFNDTKNINIIREPRGLLIRLNDTVLFDKGSDIIKNNALNILDKIAVVLKNEPNSIRIEGHTDNLPVKTDKFPSNWELSTARATNIVKYLVERHLFNPGKLSVAGYGEYMPISDNNTEKGRENNRRVDIVVLSSSSKIFEPANINNAQNKKYLE; encoded by the coding sequence GTGAAATCAGGGCTTTTAAATAATAATCAAAATTATATAAACAGGTGGGTGGTTTCTTACGCTGACTTTGTAACAATGCTGCTTGCTCTTTTCATGGTTCTTTATGCACTTTCTCAACTCGACATAAGTCACATGAAAACTTTTTCAAACTCTTTAGGCAGAGCTTTTGAAAGAAATTCAAAAAAAACCGACACAAATTTAGATGAAAAATCAAGACTTTTAAAATCATTTAAAACAACTAAAATCAATATTTATACTGATCGAGAATCTTTACAAACTCAGGATAATTCTTCAAAAGAACTAAATAAGCAGCTTTCTTCATTTGGAAATAAAATAAATTCCGAATCTGCCAATTTTGAAGAGATTAGAAAAACTATAAAAAATAAATTTAATGATACAAAAAACATTAATATCATAAGAGAACCCAGAGGCTTATTAATTAGGTTAAATGATACAGTACTTTTTGATAAAGGTTCTGATATAATAAAAAATAATGCACTGAATATTCTTGACAAAATAGCTGTTGTCTTAAAGAACGAGCCAAATTCAATAAGGATAGAAGGTCATACCGACAATCTTCCTGTAAAAACTGACAAATTTCCTTCTAATTGGGAATTATCTACAGCAAGAGCTACAAATATTGTCAAATATCTTGTAGAAAGGCACTTATTCAATCCCGGCAAACTTTCAGTAGCCGGATATGGGGAATACATGCCCATTTCTGACAATAATACCGAAAAAGGTCGCGAGAACAACAGGAGAGTAGATATAGTTGTTTTAAGTTCATCAAGTAAAATTTTTGAACCGGCAAATATTAATAATGCACAAAATAAAAAATATTTGGAGTAA
- a CDS encoding flagellar basal body-associated FliL family protein, with the protein MVKPSQPKGIKPKADLPEISIESSDSGLSGKKLVIMNAAITALICFIFIGSNYLIVNSVISSTVGKIATSPSNASDSGDGSGDQADEAAPPERGIILDLGEFILNLSDPNSKRYLKVNVALELSRASTDPAIDGTGGGGSNVSGHGGGGEEAKKSNPLEAIQAEMEQYKPSIRDAIISVLSSKTAEELSSLSGKELAKEQIKAAVDPLFGGEREVMRVSFGTFIIQ; encoded by the coding sequence ATGGTAAAACCTTCTCAACCTAAAGGAATAAAACCTAAAGCAGATCTTCCTGAAATATCAATAGAATCATCTGATTCCGGCTTGTCCGGAAAAAAACTTGTCATTATGAATGCCGCCATTACGGCTTTAATTTGTTTTATTTTTATAGGAAGCAATTATCTTATTGTCAACAGCGTAATCAGTTCTACAGTGGGAAAAATAGCCACAAGCCCGAGCAACGCCAGCGATAGTGGAGATGGAAGCGGTGATCAGGCTGATGAAGCAGCCCCTCCGGAAAGAGGAATAATTCTTGATTTGGGAGAATTTATCCTTAACTTAAGTGATCCAAACTCAAAAAGATATCTTAAAGTTAACGTTGCCCTCGAACTTTCAAGAGCTTCGACAGATCCTGCTATTGACGGAACAGGCGGAGGCGGCAGCAATGTCTCAGGACATGGCGGCGGCGGTGAAGAAGCTAAAAAGTCTAACCCTCTTGAAGCAATACAGGCTGAAATGGAACAATATAAGCCTTCAATAAGAGATGCAATAATTTCCGTATTATCTTCAAAAACAGCCGAAGAACTTTCAAGCCTTTCAGGAAAAGAACTCGCAAAAGAACAAATAAAAGCTGCTGTTGACCCTCTTTTCGGAGGAGAAAGAGAAGTTATGAGAGTCAGTTTCGGAACTTTTATTATCCAATAA